The DNA sequence GAGGTATACATTGGCAAAAAATGATACGATAAATATGATGGTTGAGGCTATAAAATATGGTCTTAAAAAGCGGTTAAAACTGGCTTTTCCACTCAAAATAGGCACAATTTCTGTTTGATTAGCCATCTTAGCTGTAAAGAATATTACCGCCAAAAAGTTAATCAGGGGCGATAGCATATTCAGGTAAAAGGGTATAAACCCGGCGTAATACTGAAATACGATATCATGAAGCGATGCGTGTTTATTGGTAAAATTATCTAGCTTTTCAGACACATCAAACACCACAGATACCGCAGCAAAAATACACATGGTAAACACAAAAGTGCCCAGGTATTTGCCCATGATAAACCTGTCAATAACCTTCAGATACCGGTGAATAAAAGCCTTCATTTTTTATTTATTAGTTCATTGGCCCATTGGTTCATTGGTTTCATTCGAGCGGTTATTAACATTGTAAAGGACTAATAAACTGACGAACCAATGAACTAATGAACGGCTATAATCGTTGGCCAAGTTGCTTAACCATGACGTTTTTCCAGTTATAAAATTCGCCGGATATGATCTTTTTGCGCGCTTCTTTAACCAGCCAAAGATAGAAATGCAGGTTATGCAAGGTAGCAATCTGGGCTCCAAGCATCTCACCCGAGTGTATCAAATGACGTAAATATGCTTTCGTGTAATTCTTATCTGCAAATAAATCACTGTCATCTTCAATAGCAGAGAAATCATTTTTCCACTTCTCATTTTTGATATTGATGATGCCATTTTTAGTAAAAAGCATGCCATTACGGGCATTACGGGTTGGCATAACGCAATCAAACATATCAATTCCTAAAGCTATGTTTTCCAATATATTAATAGGTGTTCCTACACCCATTAAGTAACGTGGTTTTTGCTCCGGTAATATATTGCAAACGATTTCGGTCATGGCATACATTTCTTCAGCGGGTTCGCCAACGGAAAGTCCGCCTATGGCATTGCCTTCACGCTCGTAAGAGGCGATAACTTCTGCCGATTTTACCCGCAGATCTTTATATACAGAGCCTTGTACTATAGGAAAAAGAGTTTGATTGTAACCGTATTTAGCCTCGGTACTGTCAAAGCGATCGCAACAACGCTTAAGCCAGCGATGGGTCATATCGATAGAGCGCCTGGCGTAATGATAATCGCATGGATAGGGGGTGCACTCGTCAAAAGCCATGATGATATCGGCACCTATAATGCGTTGGATATCCATTACATTTTCGGGTGTGAACAGGTGTTTTGAACCATCAATATGCGAACGGAAAGTAACGCCTTCCTCCTTAATTTTGCGGACTTCGGTAAGGGAATACACCTGGTAACCGCCGCTATCCGTTAAAATAGGGCCATCCCAACCATTAAATTTATGTAATCCCCCGGCCTGTTCAAGCGTATTAAGCCCTGGTCTGAGGTATAAATGATAGGTGTTTCCTAAAATAATTTGCGCTTCTATATCATTTTTAAGCTCATGCTGGTGTACTGCTTTTACAGTGCCGGCGGTACCAACGGGCATAAATATAGGAGTTTGTATAGTGCCGTGATCAGTGGTAACTTCACCTGCGCGGGCTTTTGAAAGCGGGTCTTGTGCTGTTAAATTAAATTTCATTTTGAGGTTGCAAAATTAGCAAATAAAGCGGATAAAGGACGAAAGGATAAAGGAACAAGGATTAAGAAACAAAAGATAAAAATTCGACAGGTTTACTTTTATGCAGGTTATCTTTTCTCATCGTTTATAATCTTTAATCCTTGTTCCTTTATCCTTACCCCGC is a window from the Mucilaginibacter inviolabilis genome containing:
- the tgt gene encoding tRNA guanosine(34) transglycosylase Tgt; this encodes MKFNLTAQDPLSKARAGEVTTDHGTIQTPIFMPVGTAGTVKAVHQHELKNDIEAQIILGNTYHLYLRPGLNTLEQAGGLHKFNGWDGPILTDSGGYQVYSLTEVRKIKEEGVTFRSHIDGSKHLFTPENVMDIQRIIGADIIMAFDECTPYPCDYHYARRSIDMTHRWLKRCCDRFDSTEAKYGYNQTLFPIVQGSVYKDLRVKSAEVIASYEREGNAIGGLSVGEPAEEMYAMTEIVCNILPEQKPRYLMGVGTPINILENIALGIDMFDCVMPTRNARNGMLFTKNGIINIKNEKWKNDFSAIEDDSDLFADKNYTKAYLRHLIHSGEMLGAQIATLHNLHFYLWLVKEARKKIISGEFYNWKNVMVKQLGQRL